GCACGCAATATGACGCGATCGTCGCGGCGTTTCCGGGAGAGGTGAAGTGAAGCTGTTTGCCTTTGCAGCATTGGCGGTCGTGCTCGGCGGATCGGCGGATGCGCCGCAGCGCTTCACCAATCCGCTGCTCCCCTCGGGCCCCGATCCGTGGATCATGCGCGACGGGCAGGATTATTATTACCTCAACACGCTGGGCAACCGCATCGCGATCCGCAAGACGCGCGATCTGGGCAAGCTGGCCGATGCGCCCGAAGTCACCGTGTGGCGCGCGCCGAAGACCGGGCCCAATGCCCAGTCGGTCTGGGCGCCGGAGCTGCATCGCATCGACGGCAAATGGTATCTCTATTACACCGCCGCGGCCGCGGGGCATGACGACGACGCGCATCGCGGAATCTTCGTGCTGGAGAACAGCGGCGCCGATCCGCTGACCGGCGAATGGGTCGATCGCGGGCAATTGAAGACCGCGCATACCGGCATCGACGGCACGACCTTCGCCTATCGCGGCAAGCGCTATTTCGTCTATTCGCCCTATGTCGGGCCCGACAGCGATCTCGCCATCGTCGAGATGGCCGATCCGTGGACGCTCAAGGGCCCCGAGACGATCATCGCGCGGCCGGACCAGAGCTGGGAACGCCAGGGTGGGCGGCAGATCCTCGAAGGACCCGAATTCCTCCGCGGGCCCAAGGGCGAGCTGTTCCTGAGCTATTCGGGCAGCGCGTGCTGGTCCGACGATTATGCGATCGGGCTGCTGCGTGCGCGGGCAGGGGCCGACCCGCTCGATGCCGCCGCCTGGACCAAGGCGCCCAGGCCGGTGATCGCCAAGTCACCTGCGCACGGGGTGTATGCGCCCGGGCATAACGGCTTCTTCACGTCGCCCGACGGGCAGCACTGGATCGTCTACCACGCCAATCCGGGGCCCGACATGAAGTGCAGCCCCAAGCGCG
This genomic stretch from Sphingomonas sp. LM7 harbors:
- a CDS encoding family 43 glycosylhydrolase; the protein is MFAFAALAVVLGGSADAPQRFTNPLLPSGPDPWIMRDGQDYYYLNTLGNRIAIRKTRDLGKLADAPEVTVWRAPKTGPNAQSVWAPELHRIDGKWYLYYTAAAAGHDDDAHRGIFVLENSGADPLTGEWVDRGQLKTAHTGIDGTTFAYRGKRYFVYSPYVGPDSDLAIVEMADPWTLKGPETIIARPDQSWERQGGRQILEGPEFLRGPKGELFLSYSGSACWSDDYAIGLLRARAGADPLDAAAWTKAPRPVIAKSPAHGVYAPGHNGFFTSPDGQHWIVYHANPGPDMKCSPKRAPRIRRVSFGRDGNPVFGDPVASGTLGGSRR